A section of the Gemmatimonadaceae bacterium genome encodes:
- a CDS encoding TQO small subunit DoxD, with protein MIVSEQPGTADRNSRALSLLRIAVGILFLIFAEYKVVGTQFTLGGGFAGWIHRFLADGAAYPFMRPVLRGFVLTHQVPIAVLVAYGELAIGLALLLGILARTASVAGFIYMMALLFSSNYPGANVAPWQYFGAALDHLVLAMCFATFVISRPVAFSLTAALGARRAVVGTPVMERIREVRGARVSPIVVPSGDRGPGDDGADHGGA; from the coding sequence ATGATCGTTTCCGAACAACCTGGCACTGCCGACCGCAACAGCCGCGCGCTCTCGCTCCTGCGCATCGCCGTGGGGATACTGTTCCTCATCTTCGCCGAGTACAAGGTGGTGGGCACGCAGTTCACGTTAGGCGGCGGCTTCGCCGGGTGGATTCATCGCTTTCTGGCCGATGGTGCGGCGTATCCGTTCATGCGGCCGGTCCTGCGGGGATTCGTGCTCACGCACCAGGTGCCGATCGCCGTTCTCGTGGCATACGGAGAGCTCGCGATCGGGCTCGCCTTGTTGTTGGGCATCCTGGCTCGCACGGCCAGCGTGGCCGGATTCATCTACATGATGGCCCTGCTGTTTTCCTCCAACTATCCGGGCGCGAACGTCGCACCGTGGCAGTATTTTGGCGCGGCGCTGGATCACCTCGTGCTGGCGATGTGCTTTGCGACGTTCGTCATCAGCCGGCCGGTCGCGTTTTCACTGACCGCCGCCCTCGGCGCCCGACGGGCCGTGGTCGGGACGCCGGTGATGGAGCGCATCCGCGAAGTGCGCGGCGCACGGGTCTCACCCATCGTCGTGCCGAGTGGTGATCGCGGCCCCGGCGATGACGGCGCCGACCACGGCGGCGCCTAA